A genomic segment from Aspergillus chevalieri M1 DNA, chromosome 7, nearly complete sequence encodes:
- a CDS encoding M18 family aminopeptidase (COG:E;~EggNog:ENOG410PGFT;~InterPro:IPR001948,IPR023358;~MEROPS:MER0003374;~PFAM:PF02127;~go_function: GO:0004177 - aminopeptidase activity [Evidence IEA];~go_function: GO:0008270 - zinc ion binding [Evidence IEA];~go_process: GO:0006508 - proteolysis [Evidence IEA]): MTSALAKNLKQPALDFLSFVNASPTSFHAVQSAKELLSKAGFQEIKEKDSWASTCRPGGKYYLTRNHSTIVAFAVGKKWQPGNPISMIGAHTDSPVLRIKPVSNKREAGYVQIGVETYGGGIWHSWFDRDLGVAGRAMVRTGDGSIVQKLLKIDRPILRIPTLAIHLDRQADFSFNKETQLFPIAGLVEAELNRTAGASASAEAESGGFSPLKAITERHHPYLVELIAAEAGVKPADVLDFEMILFDTQKSCLGGLLEEFIFSARLDNLNSSYCATAGLIDSVADSSALDEETSIRLVALFDHEEIGSRSAQGADSDMLPAVIRRLSVLQASSNNADMSTAYEQTLSSSFLLSADMAHAVHPNYTAKYEADHRPQINKGPVIKVNANARYATNSPGIVLLQEVARKAAEDGGEGVPLQLFVVRNDSSCGSTIGPMLSALLGARTLDLGNPQLSMHSIRETGGTHDVAHSIRLFSSFFKHYSDVSKNIFVD; the protein is encoded by the exons ATGACTTCCGCTCTTGCAAAGAACCTCAAGCAACCGGCATTGGACTTCCTGTCCTTTGTCAATGCCTCTCCAACCT CGTTCCATGCGGTGCAATCCGCCAAAGAGCTTCTGAGCAAGGCTGGGTTCCAGGAGATCAAG GAGAAAGACTCCTGGGCTTCGACATGCCGCCCCGGTGGGAAGTACTATCTCACCCGGAACCACTCCACAATTGTGGCTTTTGCCGTGGGGAAGAAGTGGCAG CCCGGTAACCCGATCTCCATGATCGGTGCCCATACAGATTCTCCCGTTCTGAGAATCAAGCCCGTCAGCAATAAGCGTGAGGCGGGATATGTTCAGATTGGTGTAGAGACATACGGTGGTGGTATTTGGCATTCAT GGTTCGACCGTGACCTGGGCGTTGCAGGTCGGGCTATGGTCCGCACCGGAGACGGATCTATTGTACAGAAGTTGCTGAAGATTGACCGTCCAA TCCTCCGTATTCCGACATTGGCTATCCATCTTGACCGCCAAGCTGACTTTTCTTTCAACAAGGAGACGCAGCTCTTCCCGATTGCTGGTCTCGTTGAGGCTGAGCTTAACCGTACCGCTGGCGCCTCTGCAAGTGCTGAGGCAGAGAGTGGTGGATTCTCTCCGTTGAAGGCTATTACTGAACGTCACCATCCTTACCTTGTGGAGCTCATTGCCGCAGAGGCTGGTGTGAAGCCTGCCGATGTGCTTGATTTTGAAATGATCCTATTCGATACTCAGAAGTCCTGCCTGGGTGGTCTGCTTGAGGAGTTCATTTTCTCCGCGCGTCTGGACAACCTTAACAGCTCTTACTGTGCTACTGCTGGTCTGATCGACTCGGTGGCTGACAGTTCCGCTCTGGACGAGGAGACTTCCATCCGTCTCGTTGCGCTGTTCGACCACGAGGAAATTGGAAGCCGTTCCGCTCAAGGCGCTGACTCCGACATGCTCCCTGCTGTCATTCGTCGCCTGTCTGTCCTCCAGGCTTCCTCCAACAACGCCGATATGAGCACCGCCTACGAGCAAACCCTGTCCAGCTCCTTCCTCCTCTCCGCAGACATGGCTCACGCCGTGCACCCGAATTACACAGCCAAGTACGAGGCCGATCACCGCCCCCAGATCAACAAGGGTCCTGTGATCAAGGTCAATGCCAATGCCCGCTACGCAACTAATTCCCCGGGTATCGTCCTGCTCCAGGAAGTTGCCCGCAAGGCTGCTGAGGACGGAGGTGAGGGTGTGCCGCTGCAGCTTTTCGTGGTCCGTAATGACTCGAGCTGTGGAAGCACCATTGGACCTATGCTGTCTGCGCTTTTGGGTGCTAGGACTCTGGACTTGGGTAACCCCCAGCTGAGCATGCACAGCATTCGGGAGACTGGGGGTACTCATGATGTTGCGCATTCGATTCGGTTGTTCTCGAGCTTCTTTAAGCACTACTCTGACGTGTCGAAGAATATATTTGTTGATTAG
- a CDS encoding DSC4 family protein (COG:S;~EggNog:ENOG410PQJQ;~InterPro:IPR013715,IPR038967;~PFAM:PF08508;~TransMembrane:3 (o57-82i102-122o153-172i);~go_component: GO:0044695 - Dsc E3 ubiquitin ligase complex [Evidence IEA];~go_process: GO:0035103 - sterol regulatory element binding protein cleavage [Evidence IEA]), with product MTTPDIYRDAEYITDVFTTPSGASESEYDFGQDARMKKVQATAKVALIDRVLRDLDILIYCELSALYYMDCSILLFLFRAIIQLIFFTPKASPFDPTRNQPYIGAIFSSNIFCMIFHAFFIWPEVDETTRGYLHGGLFIDFIGQKGPVSVGRLISFDLLVMVVDFVMLGLVIERVRTVDSTSESQSQSQSQSGAGAEAEAERQQDHDSEERGVLRDQNRDDGIELDELVRGEHTPSTQTNNPNTTANDIDDERTNLLAEPSSNAHTKPTHPLDIFSSGEYMLMDIGLIDIIRDQWHYSPSSMSSGRSTTTSSARTSRTSRYVPSAETAAFLRERFGLQVSADGSVERIER from the exons ATGACAACCCCAGATATCTATCGAGATGCGGAATACATCACTGACGTGTTCACCACGCCGTCTGGTGCTTCCGAGTCCGAGTACGACTTCGGGCAAGATGCGCGCATGAAGAAAGTCCAGGCGACTGCGAAGGTCGCGTTGATCGACCGGGTGCTTCGCGATCTGGATATCTTGATCTATTGCGAGTTGTCTGCGCTATATTACATGGA CTGCTCGATTCTCCTATTTCTCTTCCGCGCAATAATACAGCTTATCTTCTTCACTCCGAAAGCTTCACCCTTCGATCCGACCCGCAATCAACCGTACATCGGCGCGATATTCTCCAGTAACATCTTTTGCATGATATTCCATGCCTTCTTTATATGGCCGGAGGTTGATGAAACGACACGGGGGTATCTGCATGGGGGTTTGTTTATCGATTTCATTGGGCAGAAGGGGCCGGTTTCGGTGGGGAGGTTGATATCGTTTGATTTGTTGGTTATGGTGGTTGATTTTGTTATGCTGGGGTTGGTTATTGAGAGGGTTAGGACTGTGGATTCGACTTCGGagtcgcagtcgcagtcgcagtcgcagtcgGGGGCGGGTGCAGAGGCAGAGGCAGAAAGACAGCAGGATCATGATTCGGAGGAGAGGGGGGTTCTCCGGGATCAGAACAGAGACGACGGGATTGAACTCGATGAGCTCGTGCGCGGTGAACATACACCATCCACACAAACAAATAATCCTAATACCACCGCCAATGACATTGACGACGAACGGACCAACCTCCTTGCAGAACCCTCCTCCAACGCGCATACCAAACCCACCCACCCCCTCGATATCTTCTCCTCCGGCGAATACATGCTCATGGACATCGGCTTAATAGACATCATCCGCGATCAGTGGCACTATAGCCCTTCTTCAATGTCTTCGGGACGATCAACAACTACTTCATCCGCGAGAACTTCCCGGACTTCTCGCTATGTGCCGTCGGCAGAAACAGCTGCGTTTCTTAGAGAGAGGTTCGGATTGCAGGTTAGTGCTGATGGGAGCGTTGAGCGGATAGAGAGATGA
- a CDS encoding ATP-dependent Clp protease proteolytic subunit (COG:O;~EggNog:ENOG410PXHM;~InterPro:IPR029045,IPR001907,IPR018215,IPR023562, IPR033135;~MEROPS:MER0006046;~PFAM:PF00574;~go_function: GO:0004176 - ATP-dependent peptidase activity [Evidence IEA];~go_function: GO:0004252 - serine-type endopeptidase activity [Evidence IEA];~go_process: GO:0006508 - proteolysis [Evidence IEA]), whose translation MNTRSLLRLGRVARRSYSPLQTGLLRSFSSSAPSLSSSPPRAWTPTPFVTETVGGGWHTYDIFSRLLKERIICLNGEVDESMSASIVAQLLFLEADNPQKPIHLYINSPGGSVTAGLAIYDTMSYIAAPVSTICVGQAASMGSLLLCGGHPGKRYCLPHSSIMIHQPSGGYFGQATDIAIHAKEILRVREQLNKIYQRHLTGNKKWSLDEIEKLMERDYFMGAQEALDMGIIDEILDRRVKPEEGEGKPPAT comes from the exons ATGAATACACGCTCTTTATTACGACTGGGCCGCGTCGCCCGTCGCAGTTACAGTCCCCTCCAAACGGGCTTGTTGCGGAGCTTCTCGAGCTCCGCTCCTTCGCTATCGAGCAGTCCGCCGCGGGCATGGACTCCAACGCCATTTGTGACGGAGACAGTG GGAGGCGGCTGGCATACCT ATGacatcttctccagattgTTGAAG GAACGAATTATCTGCCTCAATGGCGAAGTCGACGAATCCATGTCCGCTTCCATAGTCGCCcaactcctcttcctcgaagCCGATAACCCTCAGAAACCGATCCACCTCTACATCAACTCCCCCGGCGGATCAGTAACAGCCG GCCTCGCAATCTACGATACAATGTCCTACATCGCCGCCCCCGTAAGCACCATCTGCGTCGGCCAAGCAGCCTCAATGGGCTCCCTCCTCCTCTGTGGCGGCCACCCAGGCAAACGCTACTGTCTCCCACACTCCTCGATCATGATCCACCAGCCCTCCGGCGGGTACTTCGGACAAGCGACGGACATCGCGATCCATGCGAAGGAGATCCTGCGCGTGCGCGAGCAGCTGAATAAGATCTATCAGAGGCATTTGACAGGGAATAAGAAATGGAGTTTGGATGAGATTGAGAAGTTGATGGAGAGGGATTATTTTATGGGGGCGCAGGAGGCGCTGGATATGGGGATTATTGATGAGATTTTGGATCGGAGGGTTAAGCCGGAGGAAGGTGAGGGGAAGCCGCCTGCTACATAG
- a CDS encoding uncharacterized protein (COG:S;~EggNog:ENOG410PXT1) — protein sequence MECSRQRISYASWRLRVFRHLFVRPTTLSPVPSRRNLSSSKQHLRKNDHDLDNEPSIRPSQLLPKSPLASIPTEKKRKLRAPPERFQELSRNPWAMALASPLRMCTVTGTRVPKAFLGDWGMIRRSDAADPEKLWIMPVGLLKDELSRTLKGPLNFLKLRIVDRLPLLKQLTRPLSRSTGGKKSPLVKLVPQRWKHPFGPMTSREDRLLVWRGDMPDFVFGRLRKDALKKLKRAGDEHEQGKDNNSRVWSIVGLDGESGEALVEALKSVETIERMSSGAVLVMGQTSQTDSQSREIEGPQKLVSNFPDYVTLPQVQSKVPVFDISVLLSESDMRDLRAHDQRFQTKALFLRPDDSTSVDAILALWKLKGFIRHDEQYRP from the coding sequence ATGGAGTGTTCTCGCCAGCGCATTTCCTACGCTTCATGGCGTCTACGAGTCTTTCGGCATTTATTCGTGCGTCCGACTACCCTCAGTCCGGTTCCATCTCGCAGAAACCTCTCCTCGTCCAAACAACATCTCCGAAAAAATGACCATGACCTCGACAATGAACCTTCCATTCGCCCCTCCCAACTCCTCCCCAAATCCCCCCTAGCCTCAATCCCAACTGAAAAGAAACGCAAACTCCGCGCACCACCCGAACGATTTCAAGAACTCTCCCGAAACCCATGGGCAATGGCGCTCGCCTCCCCACTCCGAATGTGCACTGTAACAGGAACAAGAGTCCCCAAGGCCTTTTTAGGCGACTGGGGTATGATACGACGCTCCGACGCCGCAGATCCAGAGAAACTATGGATAATGCCAGTTGGATTGTTGAAAGATGAGCTTTCGCGGACATTGAAGGGACCGTTGAACTTCCTCAAACTCCGGATCGTTGATCGTCTTCCGCTGCTGAAGCAGCTTACGAGACCGCTCAGTCGGTCAACCGGTGGGAAGAAGTCGCCGCTTGTGAAGTTGGTTCCGCAGCGATGGAAGCATCCGTTTGGGCCGATGACGAGTCGGGAAGATAGACTGTTGGTTTGGAGGGGAGATATGCCGGATTTTGTATTTGGGCGGTTGAGGAAGGATGCTttgaagaagttgaagaGGGCGGGTGATGAGCATGAACAGGGAAAGGATAACAACAGTCGGGTTTGGAGTATTGTTGGATTGGATGGGGAATCTGGGGAGGCTCTGGTTGAGGCATTAAAGAGCGTTGAGACCATTGAGCGTATGAGCTCTGGTGCAGTGTTGGTCATGGGCCAGACATCTCAGACTGATTCTCAGTCTAGAGAGATTGAAGGACCCCAAAAGCTGGTTTCGAACTTTCCAGACTATGTTACCCTGCCTCAAGTCCAGTCGAAGGTTCCGGTATTCGATATTTCTGTCCTCTTGTCTGAGAGTGACATGAGAGATCTCAGAGCACATGACCAGCGTTTTCAGACTAAAGCTCTGTTCCTCAGACCCGATGATTCGACCTCCGTCGACGCGATCCTGGCATTGTGGAAGCTGAAAGGCTTCATTCGACATGACGAACAGTATAGACCCTAA
- a CDS encoding 4-nitrophenylphosphatase (COG:P;~EggNog:ENOG410PFJB;~InterPro:IPR006349,IPR036412,IPR006357,IPR023214;~PFAM:PF13242,PF13344;~go_function: GO:0016791 - phosphatase activity [Evidence IEA]) gives MKSSLLVALRYQAAKPFVFPRSSLLTGQLDSLSTCFWSRPSHQKLAYKFPYLNERKIFKTTRTMAASSEYPAMTTKPRYLTGDKAGLQEFLDKFDVFLFDCDGVLWSGDHLFPGTVETLELLRNNGKQVVFVTNNSTKSRADYKKKLETLGIPSSTEEIFSSSYSSSIYISRILNLPENKRKVFVVGETGIEQELKSENVPFIGGTDPAFLRDVKPEDYKRIAAGDPSILDPEVGVVLVGLDFHLNYLKLALAYHYIRRGAVFLATNIDSTLPNSGTLFPGAGSMSAPLIMMLGQEPVSLGKPNQAMMDAIEGKFQFDRSRACMVGDRANTDIRFGLEGKLGGTLAVLTGVSTKEDFVAGPIKPLAYLDKLSDLLEVQS, from the exons ATGAAGTCATCCCTACTTGTAGCACTCCGATATCAAGCGGCGAAGCCGTTCGTCTTTCCGAGATCCAGTCTGCTCACCGGCCAACTTGACTCACTTTCCACTTGTTTCTGGTCTCGCCCTTCACATCAAAAGCTCGCATATAAGTTCCCATACTTGAACGAAAGAAAAATTTTTAAAACAACAAGAACCATGGCTGCTTCGAGCGAGTACCCCGCGATGACTACCAAACCCCGCTATCTGACCGGCGACAAGGCTGGTCTGCAGGAATTTCTGGATAAGTTTGAT GTCTTCCTGTTCGATTGCGACG GTGTTCTCTGGTCCGGTGACCACCTCTTCCCCGGGACTGTCGAGACGCTTGAGCTGTTGAGGAACAATG GCAAGCAAGTCGTCTTCGTCACAAATAACAGCACCAAGTCGCGCGCAGACTACAAGAAGAAACTGGAGACCCTAGGAATCCCAAGCTCAACAGAAGaaatcttctcctcctcctacAGTTCCTCAATCTATATCTCCCgcatcctcaacctcccTGAGAACAAGCGCAAAGTCTTCGTCGTCGGTGAAACTGGCATCGAACAAGAACTCAAGTCCGAGAATGTCCCCTTCATCGGCGGCACAGACCCCGCTTTCCTCCGCGACGTTAAGCCAGAGGACTACAAGCGCATTGCGGCTGGTGATCCCTCCATCTTGGACCCTGAGGTCGGTGTCGTGCTGGTTGGATTGGATTTCCATCTGAACTACCTGAAACTTGCGCTGGCTTACCACTACATCCGGCGTGGGGCGGTGTTCCTCGCGACGAACATTGATTCTACGCTTCCGAACTCGGGGACCCTGTTCCCTGGCGCCGGGTCGATGAGTGCGCCGTTAATCATGATGTTGGGGCAGGAGCCTGTGTCGCTGGGGAAGCCGAACCAGGCGATGATGGACGCTATTGAGGGGAAGTTCCAGTTTGATCGGAGTCGCGCTTGTATGGTTGGGGATCGGGCTAACACAGATATTCGGTTTGGGTTGGAGGGGAAGCTTGGGGGGACGTTGGCTGTGTTGACTGGGGTTAGCACTAAGGAGGATTTTGTGGCTGGGCCAATCAAGCCGTTGGCGTATCTGGATAAGTTGTCTGATTTGTTGGAGGTTCAGTCATAG
- a CDS encoding replication factor C subunit 2 (COG:L;~EggNog:ENOG410PH5Y;~InterPro:IPR003959,IPR027417,IPR003593,IPR013748, IPR008921;~PFAM:PF13177,PF00004,PF08542;~go_function: GO:0003677 - DNA binding [Evidence IEA];~go_function: GO:0005524 - ATP binding [Evidence IEA];~go_function: GO:0016887 - ATPase activity [Evidence IEA];~go_process: GO:0006260 - DNA replication [Evidence IEA]): MAANFFNNKARAAAAAASSSTKQKPTDPREEQLQPWVEKYRPKTLDDVAAQDHTTKVLSRTLNASNLPHMLFYGPPGTGKTSTILALAKSLFGPALYRSRILELNASDERGIGIVREKVKGFARTQLVQPTGLDAEYLSKHPCPPFKIIILDEADSMTQDAQSALRRTMEQYSRITRFCLVCNYVTRIIEPLASRCSKFRFKALDNSAAGTRLGYIAEKEGLNLENGVVDRLITCGEGDLRRSITYMQSAARLVGAHRAAGKKDGDEDSEMTDDNSKIITVRMVEEIAGVIPEDVLDSLTQAIQPKKIGSSYGAVSAVITDIVADGWSAAQLLTQFYRRVVYNDAIPDIQKNKIVTAFSEMDKRLADGADEHLSILDLALQISGILGGS, from the exons ATGGCTGCcaacttcttcaacaacAAAGCCCGCGCAGCGGCCGCAGCCGCATCGAGCAGTACCAAGCAGAAGCCAACAGATCCGAGAGAGGAGCAGCTCCAGCCATGGGTTGAGAAATA CCGACCAAAGACACTAGACGATGTCGCTGCGCAAGACCACACGACGAAAGTGCTGTCACGGACATTAAACGCTTCTAAT CTCCCCCATATGCTCTTCTACGGACCCCCAGGAACCGGAAAGACATCTACCATCCTCGCCCTCGCAAAATCCCTCTTCGGTCCCGCCCTCTACCGCTCTCGTATCCTCGAACTAAACGCCTCCGACGAACGAGGTATCGGCATCGTTCGTGAAAAGGTCAAGGGCTTTGCCCGGACACAACTCGTGCAGCCCACAGGCCTAGACGCAGAGTACCTCTCCAAGCACCCCTGCCCGCCGTTCAAGATTATCATCCTCGATGAAGCAGATAGCATGACACAAGATGCGCAATCGGCTCTCCGCCGGACGATGGAACAGTACAGTCGAATCACCCGTTTTTGTCTGGTCTGTAATTATGTCACCCGAATTATCGAGCCGCTGGCAAGTCGATGCAGCAAGTTCCGATTCAAGGCGTTGGATAACAGCGCTGCGGGGACAAGATTGGGGTATATTGCCGAGAAGGAGGgattgaatcttgaaaatgGGGTAGTTGATAGGTTGATTACTTGTGGGGAGGGAGATTTGCGACGCTCTATCACTTATATGCAGAGTGCTGCTCGGTTGGTAGGGGCACATCGGGCGGCTGGCAAGAAGGACGGGGATGAAGATTCAGAGATGACAGATGACAACTCGAAAATTATCACCGTGAGGATGGTGGAGGAGATTGCGGGAGTTATCCCGGAGGATGTGTTGGACAGCTTGACTCAGGCTATACAGCCGAAGAAGATTGGTTCATCGTACGGGGCTGTTTCTGCTGTTATCACGGATATTGTTGCGGATGGGTGGAGTGCAGCTCAGTTGTTGACGCAG TTTTATCGACGAGTTGTCTATAACGACGCTATACCGGATATCCAGAAGAACAAGATCGTCACGGCCTTCTCTGAAATGGATAAACGTCTGGCGGACGGTGCAGATGAGCATCTTTCGATTTTGGATCTGGCGCTTCAGATCTCCGGGATCCTTGGTGGTTCATAG
- a CDS encoding uncharacterized protein (COG:K;~EggNog:ENOG410PZEQ;~InterPro:IPR036864,IPR001138;~PFAM:PF00172;~go_function: GO:0000981 - DNA-binding transcription factor activity, RNA polymerase II-specific [Evidence IEA];~go_function: GO:0008270 - zinc ion binding [Evidence IEA];~go_process: GO:0006355 - regulation of transcription, DNA-templated [Evidence IEA]) → MVQTTGQLKRKRARVACEPCRERKRKCDGENPCDTCSNWGYECYYQSSRNSKYRALVSSAESSSSGAPPSGSGVSAASTEHNRSINPHGVVRSLSANSGAAFVRKMGLKVDPANAPRLNLFGWNVGARQLSSGLATAACLPIVDIVALGDMVHLAHIYFNKVDPCYGFIDKQVFFDHLNTRWRSNSGSSIYDSVLAGVAALGLLFSERKVKVTELHLMESARFILESYDGSTAPSVDLVTGWMLRVIYMRMTAPPYSTWLASSTLMHLIEAAGLHHEAPDGMSLSDAKCDPDIRRRLVGVAQHQNMWPSYDLGLSRVSLKVDLSLPLSPRPGDYTAELLGLLPISTSLDPEETQDDCDLQWSLVQTLDRVHTQPPSVLAQTNLVLCMLRRLHLLNINTSPAIADRVLDLIQRALRSARSMLTNCCPWQHVANVPFHIITILLEMDTFASLAQLPEAMQTLKLVASTYNTATMREAYATARLLVFLYQQRRCHDARLLGNVLDVDSQQEPGSAGSKAQMPRVSPNSEEMPLLEELVADMPSLQGFDFDQFLNMDMLRSAQGMDVGSLGEDG, encoded by the coding sequence ATGGTGCAAACAACAGGCCAGCTCAAGCGCAAGCGCGCACGTGTGGCTTGCGAGCCCTGCCGTGAACGAAAGAGGAAATGTGATGGAGAAAATCCGTGTGATACATGCAGCAATTGGGGATATGAGTGCTACTACCAATCCAGTCGAAATTCGAAATACAGGGCATTGGTTTCTTCCGCAGAGTCCTCATCGTCTGGCGCTCCGCCCAGTGGCAGCGGTGTTAGTGCTGCCAGCACGGAACACAATCGCTCAATCAATCCGCACGGCGTGGTTCGCAGTCTCTCTGCAAATTCCGGCGCTGCCTTCGTGCGCAAAATGGGCCTCAAAGTAGATCCAGCCAATGCGCCTCGGTTAAATCTTTTCGGGTGGAATGTGGGTGCGCGACAGCTGTCCTCGGGCCTGGCGACGGCCGCTTGCCTGCCGATTGTTGACATCGTCGCCTTGGGGGATATGGTGCATCTGGCCCATATCTACTTTAACAAGGTTGACCCGTGCTATGGCTTTATTGATAAGCAAGTTTTCTTCGACCATCTCAATACGCGGTGGCGGTCCAACAGTGGTAGCAGCATTTACGATAGTGTACTGGCAGGAGTTGCGGCGCTTGGGCTGCTCTTCTCGGAGCGAAAGGTCAAAGTCACAGAGCTACATCTTATGGAGTCTGCTAGGTTTATCCTTGAAAGTTACGACGGTAGTACTGCACCGTCTGTGGACCTCGTTACGGGTTGGATGCTGCGTGTCATCTACATGCGGATGACTGCGCCACCATACTCGACTTGGCTTGCTAGTTCTACGTTAATGCACCTTATTGAGGCTGCAGGTCTTCACCATGAAGCTCCCGACGGCATGTCCCTCTCTGACGCCAAATGTGATCCAGACATTCGGCGACGCTTGGTCGGCGTTGCCCAGCATCAAAACATGTGGCCATCTTATGATCTTGGCCTGTCGAGAGTGTCTTTGAAAGTTGACCTGTCTTTACCTCTGTCGCCACGGCCCGGGGACTACACGGCAGAGCTACTAGGTCTGCTGCCGATTTCTACCAGTCTGGACCCCGAAGAAACGCAGGACGACTGTGACTTGCAATGGTCTCTAGTTCAAACTCTAGATAGGGTGCACACACAACCACCATCTGTACTCGCGCAGACGAATCTGGTCCTGTGTATGCTTCGACGACTGCATCTATTGAATATCAACACATCGCCCGCCATCGCAGATCGTGTTCTGGATTTAATCCAGAGAGCACTACGGTCCGCGCGCAGCATGCTCACAAACTGCTGTCCATGGCAGCATGTTGCCAACGTACCATTCCATATCATCACCATTCTTCTCGAAATGGACACATTCGCTTCCCTCGCTCAACTCCCCGAGGCCATGCAGACCCTGAAACTAGTTGCATCTACATACAACACCGCTACAATGCGCGAGGCCTACGCTACTGCTAGACTCCTTGTATTTCTTTACCAACAACGGCGATGCCACGATGCTCGCCTGCTGGGCAATGTGCTTGACGTTGATTCCCAGCAAGAGCCCGGCTCAGCTGGCTCAAAGGCCCAAATGCCGCGCGTTAGTCCTAATTCGGAGGAGATGCCCTTGTTGGAGGAATTGGTTGCCGATATGCCTAGTTTGCAAGGATTTGATTTTGATCAGTTCTTGAATATGGATATGCTTCGGTCGGCGCAGGGCATGGATGTGGGATCTTTGGGGGAGGATGGTTGA